The following proteins come from a genomic window of Mesorhizobium sp. 113-3-3:
- the pmtA gene encoding phospholipid N-methyltransferase PmtA, translated as MVFRLKERLGRKFEEEVQFFKGWQKDKKRVGALMPTSVHAARRMASVIHPASGLPVLELGAGTGVITKAILERGIKPQQLVSVEYSKDFYHRLTRAFPGVDFRLGDAFALGEVLAERSGEQFDCVISAVPLLSFPMEQRVALLEDLLSRIPAGRPVIQITYGPLSPVVKMPDRYVVSHYDFVVRNIPPAQLWTYRRAV; from the coding sequence ATGGTCTTTCGATTGAAGGAGCGCCTCGGCAGGAAGTTCGAAGAAGAAGTGCAATTCTTCAAGGGCTGGCAGAAGGACAAGAAACGCGTGGGCGCGCTGATGCCAACGTCCGTTCATGCCGCGCGCCGTATGGCAAGCGTCATTCACCCTGCATCCGGATTGCCGGTTCTTGAACTTGGCGCGGGAACTGGCGTCATCACCAAGGCTATCCTGGAAAGAGGCATCAAGCCGCAACAACTGGTTTCGGTCGAATATTCCAAGGATTTCTACCATCGCCTGACGCGAGCCTTTCCAGGCGTGGATTTTCGATTGGGCGATGCGTTTGCGCTGGGAGAAGTGCTGGCCGAACGCAGCGGGGAGCAGTTCGACTGCGTCATAAGTGCGGTGCCGTTGTTGAGCTTTCCGATGGAACAGCGTGTTGCCCTGCTCGAGGATTTGCTGTCCCGCATCCCCGCTGGCAGACCGGTGATCCAAATCACCTACGGACCTTTGTCGCCGGTAGTCAAAATGCCGGACCGCTACGTCGTGTCTCACTATGATTTCGTCGTCCGCAATATCCCGCCCGCACAACTGTGGACTTATCGGCGAGCAGTCTGA
- a CDS encoding phasin — MSKFPGKTETIDNADSPTFEPSKAAEQVRAVAELGIERSKEAFSKLNSDAETAQTAFESTLETARTTGNDVALKIIAALRANAEAGFAHVEALVAVKSPSEFFELQAAFLHKHIEQSAEQAKALQALMMRAAEDVSRPIKDGFEKALKDLKVAA, encoded by the coding sequence ATGTCCAAGTTTCCCGGCAAGACCGAAACGATCGACAACGCCGACTCCCCTACCTTCGAGCCGTCCAAGGCTGCCGAGCAAGTTCGCGCAGTCGCTGAGCTGGGCATTGAACGGTCGAAGGAAGCATTTTCCAAATTGAACTCGGACGCCGAAACGGCTCAAACGGCTTTCGAGTCGACTTTGGAAACGGCCAGGACCACCGGCAACGATGTGGCCCTGAAGATAATTGCCGCTCTGCGAGCCAATGCCGAAGCTGGCTTCGCGCACGTCGAAGCACTGGTTGCCGTGAAGTCGCCATCCGAATTCTTCGAACTGCAGGCCGCCTTCCTGCACAAGCACATCGAACAGTCCGCCGAACAGGCCAAGGCCCTCCAGGCATTGATGATGAGAGCTGCCGAAGACGTGTCCAGGCCGATCAAGGATGGCTTTGAGAAGGCTTTGAAGGACCTCAAGGTCGCCGCCTGA
- a CDS encoding MFS transporter has product MSGVAGSNEDLAAPTTFAPLMQPTFRSIWLATQVSSLGWLMQTVAVSWLMATISTSDLMVALVQASSNLPAFILSVFAGVLADNFSRRRVMFAGRCLMVIASAMLTASVALGFVSPWMILGFSFLIASGGALNDPAWQASVGDMVDRRDVPAAVTLLSVGFNTVRTVGPALGGIVVASFGLLTAFTVTTLTYLVPLATIWRCKWKVRSSPLPRESMRTAIYDGLRFTAMSSEIKAAIARGTLFGLASIAILALLPLVVRDQLGGGPLAYGTLMAGFGTGAVFAGLSNSTFRRSLSQERLMTLACVACAACSLSLALTSSIVVAAIALALGGAGWVTAWSGVGVSVQLASPRWVVGRTISIYYALIDGGIAAGSWVWGTVSQTYSVAWALEGSAGALLLVAAAGVLFPLRERHESEPDPLEAFDAPAVALNLKPRSGPIVVKVEYLIAEKNLEAFLDLMRQRRHVHSRVGARNWTLQRNLQKPMQWTETFRTPTWTDYLRLNHRLTEVDKELDGRVFQLHAGEEAPQMTISIERPTSSARKPELHLPRH; this is encoded by the coding sequence AATGCAGACTGTTGCCGTCAGCTGGCTGATGGCGACGATCTCAACGTCCGATCTGATGGTGGCGCTGGTCCAGGCTTCATCGAACCTGCCCGCATTCATTTTATCTGTCTTCGCCGGGGTGCTCGCCGACAATTTCAGCCGTCGCAGGGTGATGTTCGCCGGCCGCTGTCTTATGGTGATCGCCTCTGCAATGCTGACCGCGTCTGTTGCGCTGGGCTTTGTCAGTCCGTGGATGATCCTCGGCTTCAGCTTCTTGATCGCATCTGGCGGCGCCCTCAACGATCCGGCCTGGCAGGCCTCGGTTGGCGATATGGTAGACCGACGCGATGTTCCGGCTGCCGTCACTTTGCTTTCCGTCGGCTTCAACACTGTGCGGACCGTGGGCCCGGCGCTCGGCGGCATCGTGGTTGCCTCATTCGGGCTTCTGACCGCTTTTACCGTGACCACCCTCACCTATCTGGTCCCATTGGCGACCATATGGCGCTGCAAGTGGAAGGTGCGCTCCTCGCCTCTGCCGCGTGAGTCGATGAGGACGGCGATCTATGATGGGCTGCGCTTCACGGCGATGTCGTCGGAAATCAAGGCTGCGATCGCACGCGGAACCCTCTTTGGCCTGGCGAGCATCGCCATTCTCGCGCTGTTGCCGCTGGTTGTCCGCGATCAGTTGGGTGGAGGACCGCTGGCCTATGGCACGCTCATGGCCGGCTTCGGGACCGGTGCTGTCTTCGCAGGCCTCTCCAACAGCACATTCAGACGGAGCTTGTCGCAAGAACGGCTTATGACTCTCGCTTGCGTCGCCTGTGCGGCATGCTCACTCTCCTTGGCGCTGACGTCTTCCATCGTAGTGGCGGCAATTGCGCTCGCCTTGGGCGGCGCGGGCTGGGTCACCGCCTGGTCCGGCGTTGGCGTGAGTGTGCAGTTGGCGAGCCCGCGCTGGGTCGTAGGACGCACAATCTCGATCTACTATGCCTTGATCGACGGCGGCATCGCGGCCGGCAGTTGGGTGTGGGGCACGGTGTCCCAGACCTATTCCGTGGCTTGGGCTTTGGAGGGCTCCGCCGGAGCCCTGCTGCTGGTTGCTGCAGCTGGGGTCCTGTTCCCACTTCGTGAGCGCCACGAGTCTGAGCCCGATCCTTTGGAGGCATTCGACGCCCCGGCTGTCGCCCTCAATCTGAAGCCGAGAAGCGGCCCGATCGTGGTCAAGGTCGAATATCTGATAGCCGAGAAAAATCTCGAAGCCTTCCTCGACCTCATGCGGCAGCGGCGTCATGTCCACAGCCGCGTCGGTGCTCGGAATTGGACGCTCCAGCGCAACCTTCAGAAGCCTATGCAATGGACAGAGACATTCCGCACGCCGACCTGGACCGACTACCTTCGGTTAAACCATCGTCTCACGGAAGTAGACAAGGAACTGGACGGGCGTGTCTTCCAGCTACACGCGGGAGAGGAAGCGCCTCAAATGACGATTTCGATTGAGCGGCCGACAAGCTCGGCCCGCAAACCAGAGCTTCACCTTCCTCGGCATTGA